A genomic segment from Montipora foliosa isolate CH-2021 chromosome 9, ASM3666993v2, whole genome shotgun sequence encodes:
- the LOC137970511 gene encoding lipase maturation factor 2-like, giving the protein MAGYGKQILVRNTFLWLMSVIYLFAFSSLYVQIPGLYGRNGVLPAKLALSGESSSIQDNFWQKPTLLWLTPKLGLDTETGMEFLCLLGMLLSLLAMSFKSWRDSITFFMLWFLYYSLYQVGQTFVYFQWDILLMETGFLTILVSPLKLFKSSNENRHHDNITLWLVKWLAFRLMFCSGIVKLSSRCPTWWGLTALDWHYESQCIPTPLAWYAHQLPKWFQRLSIVLTYVILIALSWLFFIPVRSLRIFSFYSQIFFQVLIILTGNYNFFNLLAIALLLSILDDEHLTTVLPSWLGSRKVIPTQESAIIKVSSKIFTYGTLSVLIYWMVELFALEISSEQILKSKITFSKAAFFDAVDQAVPVTIWIGTASLGVEIIASLVGCLVEKGKLFKKLWSLLQWAIFSFAALGMFAISLVPYTDISHKAKADLWPVIHRWRQKTDSFELVNSYGLFRSMTGVGGRPEVVIEGSNDLDGPWKEYHFHYKPGNLSGPPPVVAPHQPRLDWQIWFAALGSYEYNPWFVHMVFRLLQGKQEVLDLLAKNPFPRKPPIYIRAQLYKYHYTELPSNISSLSDVLHNNRLVKNWWWRERVREYLPILAVNEPSLINWLSQYGLAKDNPWPERPSGRIYRAIKYLRSIVRTLDAVRFMWALFACGVMMRLFESQKQ; this is encoded by the exons atggcgggtTATGGCAAGCAAATCCTTGTTAGGAATACATTTTTATGGTTGATGTCTGTTATTTATCTCTTtgctttttcctctctttaCGTCCAAATACCTG GTCTTTATGGTCGGAATGGAGTTCTTCCAGCGAAGCTTGCCCTTTCTGGAG AGAGTTCGTCAATACAGGACAACTTTTGGCAAAAGCCAACACTTTTATGGCTGACACCAAAGCTTGGACTTGACACGGAAACTGGAATGGAGTTCCTGTGTCTGCTTGGAATGCTTTTGTCATTGTTGGCTATGTCATTCAAATCCTGGAGAGATTCTATTACATTTTTCATGCTGTGGTTTCTGTACTATTCTTTATATCAG GTTGGACAGACATTTGTTTACTTTCAATG GGATATTCTTCTCATGGAAACAGGATTCTTAACAATCCTTGTGTCTCCTTTGAAGCTGTTTAAATCAAGTAATGAAAACAG GCACCATGATAACATCACCCTTTGGTTAGTGAAATGGCTTGCCTTTAGACTGATGTTCTGCTCTGGAATTGTTAAGCTGTCCAGTCGATGCCCTACGTGGTGGGGATTAACCGCTCTTGATTGGCACTACGAATCACAG tGTATTCCAACACCACTGGCTTGGTATGCTCACCAGCTTCCCAAATGGTTCCAACGACTAAGCATAGTTTTAAC ttatgTTATTTTAATAGCATTATCTTGGTTGTTTTTCATTCCTGTTCGATCCTTGAggattttttcattttattctcaG atattttttcaagtgttgaTAATTCTAACTGGTAACTACAACTTCTTTAATCTTTTGGCCATTGCATTATTGTTATCAATCCTTGATGATGAGCATCTTACAACAGTTCTGCCGTCCTGGTTAG GAAGTCGTAAAGTCATACCAACACAAGAAAGTGCTATAATAAAAGTGTCAAGCAAAATATTCACATATGGAACATTATCAGTTTTGATTTATTGGATGGTCGAGCTATTTGCATTGGAGATCTCTTCAGAACAAATTTTGAAGTCTAAGATCA CTTTCTCAAAGGCTGCCTTTTTTGACGCAGTGGATCAAGCTGTTCCGGTCACAATATGGATTGGTACAGCTTCGTTAGGTGTTGAAATCATTGCATCGTTGGTAGG GTGTTTGGTAGAGAAAGGGAAATTATTCAAAAAGCTGTGGTCCTTACTGCAATGGGCAATTTTTAGTTTTGCAGCATTGGGAATGTTTGCCATCAGCTTG GTGCCTTACACAGACATCAGCCACAAAGCCAAGGCTGATCTATGGCCAGTCATTCACAGATGGCGACAGAAGACTGATTCATTTGAACTTGTCAATTCGTATGGTTTATTTAGAAG CATGACAGGTGTTGGTGGCCGACCGGAAGTGGTTATTGAAGGCAGCAATGATCTCGACGGACCCTGGAAG gAATATCACTTTCACTATAAACCTGGGAATTTATCGGGACCTCCTCCAGTAGTTG cGCCTCATCAACCACGCCTTGATTGGCAAATATGGTTTGCTGCGCTGGGAAGTTATGAATACAATCCTTGGTTTGTACATATGGTCTTTAGGCTGCTTCAAGGAAAACAAGAAGTTCTAGATCTTTTGGCTAAAAATCCTTTTCCCCGCAAACCCCCGATTTACATCAGAGCCCAACTTTACAAGTACCACTACACGGAGTTGCCCAGTAATATTTCCTCGCTTTCGGATGTGCTTCACAACAACAG ACTGGTAAAGAATTGGTGGTGGCGCGAAAGGGTGAGAGAGTATTTACCAATCCTCGCTGTGAATGAACCTTCCTTGATCAACTGGTTAAGTCAATATGGATTAGCTAAG GACAATCCTTGGCCTGAGCGGCCATCAGGGAGAATTTATCGAGCAATCAAATATCTGCGATCAATTGTTCGAACACTGGACGCAGTCCGATTCATGTGGGCGCTGTTTGCTTGTGGAGTGATGATGAGATTGTTCGAATCCCAAAAGCAATGA